The Pieris napi chromosome 20, ilPieNapi1.2, whole genome shotgun sequence genome segment CATCTACGACATTTATCTCATACGGTAAAATTCTCAGTCAAGACAATTTCGCTATCATATCTTTTGCATTATCTAATATCTCATGATTCATAATATTGAgggttttaatttaagtttgattgtAACCAAGTGCCTTTTTTATGTTAAGAAGCAAATGGgatgataattttaataattaatttattgtaacgAGCAAAAATTtcgaatattattatatatatgttaaaatacTCTTCTTACCCACATCCGTATTACAATACCTGCCTTTTGAGCAGTACGTACGTAGGGTAGGGATAGTTCTACCCTAAGTACAATTCGTAAGTTAGTTTTAATCTTAGTTTGAACTTTCGCAAATGCCATTGGCGTTTTTATTGCATCTGTTAAATATCACCATATTTTATAATGCACAACACTTTAACCTAAGTTATGTGTCAAAGAGTAAGTAGATGTTACCTATTCTGTTTTTTGGTTTTGTAGTTGATAATATGAGCGGTAACAATTATTGGCAAGCAGACTCTGACTTCTTATACTGTGACGACATTATAAGAAGAATACATCAGAATAAAGGCTCACAggattaactatttatttatataaagctaaatagataaaaagttGTTGGTTTAGTGCTCTAGCAACATACCGAGACTAGATGATGTTAGCCACCTATTCATCTACATCGGGACAGTTTCGTCTGCCAGTTCTGCCAGCCTTATAAACACGGACGTCGGAGATACATGCACCTTGATTGAGGTGTTCTTATGCTCGAAAGTTTTGTCCTTTTGTCCAAGACCTTTCTTAGCATCCAATAGTAGGGATTTATGGTGCTTCTTGGAATATTTTCCTTAAGTTACGTAATCTCTTAAAGGACTCTTCCTTCGTGTGTTTTTATAAGACAGTTTCAAATCTCGATATCGTGATAGCTGCTAGGTATTTGTTCGCTCCTTATCGGGTTATATCAGCGTAGTTACTTTCTTTATCAAGGCATGAATGTCACGTGATATTCATTCTgtaatatattagataattaaaTCATCACTTATTAGATAAATCGCTTTATTTGAGTGAAGAGAGaaatatttctgtaaaaaacCTGAACACcggaatattaaaaacaaagttttttaagctaatttgtttattacgtgtggaattttgtattctgcctcaaTTGTTAGTCATCTCCTGAACACACTCCATAAACGATATCCATAAAAGCCAAAACTCATAGAAGATCGTACACGTTGTTAGTAACTCGGAGCAcgtatataagttttttaataaggtaGCAATTAGTGAGGGAAACTTGTGCCCACTACGAGAGTCTGTAGTCATTCGTATACGAATCTGTCTATAGgaaagttttgtaaataatacttaGTTAACAGAAACAGAGTTAGTATATTTCAGAGCACTTATTCTAGTGATTTACTAAAACCTTGAGTTGGAACGCTTGAACCCTGGTTGTTTCTTTCTAGGTATACAATTAGGCTTTACTTATGGTGAAAGAATGATTGATTAAATTGTACGGCGTGTGTCTGAACCTTTTTGATTGTAAAGATAATAGACCTAATAGAAGAGGAgaccacgatgctaaatggggatttactcgagttTCCATAGAGACCTATTGAGTTGTGAAGTTTAGACAATAAAGATAaagaaatgttatataatgtCTTACCTTGTaaaccttttcatcggtggggggaGACATGAAGAACTGTTCTCATatctgggcgggagctcctcagtaccagctccttccacttgaccgtttTCAAAgaagcggttcgaatcgtcgacgaccgaTCCCTCTCCGAGTGGCTTggtcccttggcgttgcgtagagatgtggggtcactctgcatctttaCCCCATtgaccatggagagtgttcagcagacctgcagctgagtttcatcatcgaaTGTCGAGGCAGATTATGGAATTCCACCTCGGACGTGCGTAActaagcgttttttaaggcagttttgccgcgcaccactactatatggaaccagctgcccactgaagtatttccgaatcatTTTGACTTAAAGTTAGACttagtccttcaagaaaagagcgtaccaattcttaaaaggtgggcaacgtactcgcgagccctctggcgttgaaagtgtccatggcggtatcacttaacatcaggttagcctcctgcccgtttgccccctgttctagaaaaaaaatctttttataagTAGTGATTCAGTCATAGACAACGACAATGGATACGGCATAGTAACTGAAGATTTTGCAATTATCCTCAAACAAtgccaattaaatattttgtatgacattgatttattaagtttCCAGCCGACCTAGTTTAATGGaagtatttgaaataaatacaaatgttttacttgatacatttaataattctttaatatCTTTCagctataaaattatacaataaaatacttatatataaaataatgaatgcATAAAAAAAACCGCACAATCATCCACGAACTAGGATtcatatgtttaatttaaagtttctaCTCTTACTCAATAAcaaattttctattatattcgCAAACAAAACAATCAAGGAAGTATAcatttagatatatattttatgttcaatttgtatttaatcacagcgatattaaaataaaattttcctaAGAAGAATAACAGAAGTAGGATAGGTTTATTCTAGGTCACACTCCACAGTTAAAATGTCATTTTCATACGTCCAGGAACCAGACTTTACCTCGCTTGGCAGAGTTCTTACGTTGAAGAAGTTGTTCTTCGAGTTACCATTTGAGTGGTGAGCTTCAATCACTACAGCTGTCTTCTTCGTTTGTACTGAAATATCATCCTCGTTAAATCCATGTAGAGATacttttataacatatttatcaCCATCAAATCCTTCTGCCAATATCGGATTCGGGAAATGGCGAGACAGtgccttcattttctcctcAAAAGTTTTCATTTCCCTTTCATATTCCTGCCAATATGCGCGGCTCTCTGCTTCTACttggttaaatttgtttgttatgAAGTTTTCAAGAGTCTGATCATCATCGTCTATGTTTATTTTCTTGTGAGGCGCTGCGCTCACAGTCGCGAGAAGGCCAAGTATTACGTATGCCAACATGTTTCTTGTCTGTGGTGATACTAGTGTCTGGTCTTTGTAAGTGTTCccttttaaacttaaaataagcGTTTTCCTGTTGCAATgtgtttactttaataattacatacagGCCGTTGTATAATggctgtatttatttattataaacttaaaattcaataatttaaaatggatACAAACTTgcttgttaaattaaatacacataTCAAAACACAATTACTTATTTtcatcataatttaaaatggctTATAGCCGTTAAAGATCGAAGAAGAATGTGTGTGTATGAAGAAGAAATCgacgaaaaatattaattaaattatgtattaaatatgcatccctttgatattttattttgggcTCCACTCTTATATTaacttttagtttaatatatgAATTGATCCGTTTTAATATCGTTATTACTAATGGTTATTGTGCCTCACTCGACATAGATAGGTATAGTGTGTTGCggacttttttgtagatatttataagatctaCAATTACTTAGAACATTTTATGGTTCTATCTTTAATAGTTTAGGCAGGGTACGCAaaataagtaacttttttggttGAATTTTTACACCTTATGTCCGAAAAACCCTAATATCTTACGGAACCctatttttgttcaaaattaaatataacctaTATTACTCGTGGATACTGTAGCTTtcgaatggtgaaagaatttttaaaatcggtccagtagtttatgagcctattcattacaatcaaacaaacaaacaaacaaagttttcctctttataatattagtgtagataaATTCCTAATAACATACACATCCCGTATGTCATATCAGTTTATTTACGTCAATTATGCCGATCTTCCTCTGACCTCTACAAAGCTTTAGATTTGtcatgatttaaaattaagtttaaggaaaacaaataatataataattgtattattggGAGTAATGTTTACTAGATAGCTAGTTTAATGTTGAACTGGTGTTGTTCCGGGATTCGGTTTTCAAAATCCTCAACttgcataaatattaaatacgaaAGTCCAAAGGTGGTTCCACCGTTTCTAGCTTCACAAGAGGTCTTTGGATAAGATTCAAGAGAGCGCATATTACACTtctctgataaacaataaactacaagctcccaccttttcagaatgccaaatcataaaatgactgcttcacgactgatttgagagggaccgccgatgcgaaaaccgctgtgtgagttcgaaaagtgagttacagaatcgcagggcagtacgTTTTTGTCATACGAAACTCATACTCAGCGCTGACTATGAATTTTAGAATCTTATTAAAAGCAAATCATTTAGAAGATATGTCTAATACGATTGTTAAGCCCCAAAACTTACAGACTGgctattcaataaaaaatagttaaaaagcCAATGCGATAAGATTAAAGAGAGAATACTAGTACTAAATATTGATGAATactgtattgaatatttaatagcATAAATAAGcgtatttaagatatttctTTACTTTGATTTAGTATCAGGTTATATAGTGTTTCCCCCAATAATCGAATCCTGGATCTCTAGTCTACTCGTATAATCTCGTCCGCCCTTGATTAGGGAACTGGCAATAAAGGTTAAATTAGCATTATTTAACGAAGTCCATAAGTGTAGATTGTGTTAACAATATGAATAATGATCATATTTATAAgtcaaagttttaattagaaaTCATAACagtcaaatatacagtattaacaattttcttaacctacgtatatttaaaaagtctaGATATAGTTACCGGGACACGAATCGCTAACTAAGCCATATAACCAATTCATATCTCGTTTCAGACacataaagtaatattaaaaatgtcctTACTCATACATAGAACATtctgataattttaaatcagttttttttaGGACGCGTTATAATAAGGACATCGATTAACAattaatggaacaaaatatttaaatattagactTCTAAATTCACACTAAATTTATGaagaaaaaattgtaattcattaaaattatgataatttgtcTGAGTACAACTAGCAGAGGAAtagttttagtaaataaatatcatttacaCCAAATAGACTAATTAGTTTAATTGAAGTTCATCTGTGTGTTCAGACGTTCACTGGCCCCaaaggtatgtttcataaaatatatgtgttATGTAGGAATGTCTGTGAGATTAATAAGagctaataaaattaagttttggcTATTTTATTGATGAAAATAAAAGGTGTAgtaggagtatcgatataaacaaatgaatcgcaaaatatgttgctaagcgcaaaactcTGCTGGACCTGGCTAGCTTttgggtaatttttttatgtatattccttgaactctgaggattGAGGAAGGTTACAAACGGAATAGTGGTacagaaaaatctaaaaaccaGTTATTATCCCTGAAAAGTGAACAGTCtctatggggtagcatagcaaaatctTCCATATTatggtatgtagctactaaaaaggtaggctaaaccttaggtttcctagaaaagcggtgccgttatctaacggccgtaatgtagctttaggtgacgtcacccatacgttgtctataaataacatcggatagtctagtcgacaagttgaaaatggaacaaaatagagatactgctcttaaaattatgtgcgatagctcattggatccggaatgacgtctagaaaaatgtgctaaaagcgtgtattagcacataaaaaattgcaaaagttatagacaattaaagatgaaaaaaaaatggcatttagttttttgccaatatttaataacctattaatatttaagaaatttcaaataaagattctgaaagaggaggaaatttcaaGGAGGAGGaggaaacaattaaaaattgttattaaggaaaaaatttttttttaaaaatcataaaattgttaatgtaataaagttgtgttaattttttttttttaaatattgatttaatcaatttgtttaaaaaaaatttatcaaaaaatggcgggaattttttttttgcaaatcaataaatatcttgtattaataaaaaaacgattatgtGATGATTTagagaaaaaaaacatttttccttaaatattaataggtttttaaatattggcaaaaaactaaatgccatttttttttcatctttaattgtctataacttttgcaattttttatgtgctaatacacgcttttagcacatttttctagacgtcattccggatccaatgagctatcgcatataattttaagagcagtatctctattttgttccattttcaacttgtcgacaaGACTAGGAGAAGTTTCCTAGGGAACGTTGAGTACCGTAGCGAAACCGTAGCgaaaatgaatgttttttgcattatgttaaaaagtaaagacgaccgttattaacaaccctaaaatgacggccgttagttcacggccgtcattttacggttggcaccgcttttctaggaaacctaagcttaagtaaaaatcatattaaggagaaacgaagttcgcatGGCAGcttgtaagaaataaaaagaatattacTGATCATTAAAGTTCCTATCACTGGTGATCAAGATGGGTTAAATTGCAAATCTTAAAGAGAAGTGTTAGTACTGTCTTCGTTTCGAGGGATTCAGCGTTAAGTATGACTTCAGTATGTCAAATCCAACAAGTTTGACACACAGGAGAAACTTAGAGGTCCTAATTATAAAGAGAAAACAGATGGATTATTATGTTTCTGTAACGGATGCAGCAgctttatttctaaaataaataatagttgaaAAAAACTaagcgctctgtgccatatttttcgtctatagagcaatccacgctttttcacaataatactagtattttttgttcattaccattttcagccttaattaggaattattttttactttttagtttgatttgctttaaaagcgttttttagtttttttaaactataatttattttttattttttagttaattttttttttcagattattgcattgtcatcgatctttgacaggtgcgcaaaatctgtccgtttaaagtgggtcaaaatcgagtccgaaggagtcggttacatacatacatacatatatacatacagatgaagctaatataaagcgtgtaataaaAGACTTGGCGTAAAAGTCTAGCTCAGTCCGTCTCAATTGTTCTCGTTCATAAGTTATTTGATTTAACTGGACCTCTTTTTCGGTTatcgtaaatttaaaaaaaattgatatgaAATTGAACCAAAGAAATTTGATATAAAACTTTAAGTAGTCTATGAAGGGTAACATTTTCCGATATAGAAATCTTCATGCAAATATATCTCATAGTaatatgaaacatattctCATGTTTCTCGTTACTTCGTACAGTAATTGGTGTTGATCTCTAAGGGCTTACATTTCTTGTTAAAACCAATTCATTTTAcagttattttttagatattcgTAGttctttcatatattttaaaagctacAGCAAGTCACACTCATTCTGTTCgtatatttgataatttaatacaaatcagGCCTTTTGACCAatccaaaacaattattgactCAGAGAGGGAATCAAGTCGATCTCTTTTCTTCCTCTTCAACGAAAGGAGCGTACCAAATCTTAAAAAGCTgtcaacgcactcgcgataGCTCTGGCATTGAGATTGTCCATtggtggcggtatcacttaacattaggtgaacctcctgcccgtttgctcccGTCTACTTCAGGTTTGGTAGGTTTCAGATCTACGGTgtactggattattatttgcCTTTGTGAAGGAAGAATGGTGAACAACATATCCTGCGTCCTAAAGGAAGGAACTTCGACTAATCTAACCAATAAATGACTGTCCCGAATGCCCTTATGAAGTCGAgaagttatattatacatCCTTAGCGGCTGGAATAACTTAGAGCGTTTCAGGGTTTGA includes the following:
- the LOC125059592 gene encoding uncharacterized protein LOC125059592 produces the protein MLAYVILGLLATVSAAPHKKINIDDDDQTLENFITNKFNQVEAESRAYWQEYEREMKTFEEKMKALSRHFPNPILAEGFDGDKYVIKVSLHGFNEDDISVQTKKTAVVIEAHHSNGNSKNNFFNVRTLPSEVKSGSWTYENDILTVECDLE